Proteins from one Pontibacter korlensis genomic window:
- a CDS encoding homoserine O-acetyltransferase family protein yields MPTHHVFHYQEEFKLESGAVLPGFQLNYTTYGTLNPQQSNVVWVCHALTGSSDFTDWWCDLFGAGKLYDPNEWFIVCANTLGGCYGSTGPLSVNPTTLQPYFHTFPQLTNRDIVRAFDLLRKELAFERVHTLIGSSLGGQQALEWALQKPDVFERLVHVASNARHSPWGIAFNESQRMAIRQDPTWATSTEDAGKEGMKTARAIAMLSYRHYNTYNEAQQEPGHSITDNFRAASYQVYQGEKIAKRFNAYTYWLLSKAMDSHNVGRDRGGVEKALAKLKARSLFVGVDTDLLFPVEEQLFLHEHVAGSSFSLIRSNYGHDGFLVEFDQLTEAIQDFYKQEKVKEEQLNYEKQEQ; encoded by the coding sequence ATGCCAACACATCACGTTTTTCATTATCAAGAAGAGTTTAAGTTGGAGTCAGGAGCAGTGCTTCCTGGCTTCCAGCTCAATTATACAACTTATGGTACTTTAAATCCGCAGCAAAGTAACGTGGTGTGGGTATGCCATGCCCTAACCGGCAGCTCCGATTTTACCGACTGGTGGTGCGACTTATTTGGAGCGGGCAAGCTCTATGATCCAAATGAGTGGTTTATAGTATGTGCTAATACCTTGGGTGGTTGCTATGGCTCTACAGGGCCGCTCTCGGTTAACCCTACAACGCTTCAGCCATACTTCCATACCTTTCCACAACTAACCAACCGCGACATAGTGCGTGCTTTTGATTTGCTGCGGAAAGAGCTGGCATTTGAGCGTGTACATACCTTGATCGGTAGCTCATTAGGTGGGCAGCAGGCGCTGGAGTGGGCGCTGCAAAAGCCTGATGTGTTTGAGCGGCTGGTGCATGTAGCAAGCAATGCCCGCCATTCTCCATGGGGAATTGCCTTCAACGAGAGCCAGCGAATGGCTATCCGACAGGACCCCACCTGGGCAACAAGTACCGAAGATGCGGGCAAAGAGGGAATGAAAACAGCCCGTGCTATCGCTATGCTTTCATACAGGCACTACAATACCTATAATGAGGCACAACAGGAGCCAGGACACAGCATCACCGATAATTTCAGAGCAGCCAGTTACCAGGTGTATCAGGGTGAAAAAATTGCCAAGCGCTTTAATGCCTATACTTATTGGCTGCTGTCCAAGGCCATGGACTCGCACAACGTGGGCCGCGACAGGGGAGGAGTAGAGAAGGCTTTGGCCAAACTTAAAGCGCGCAGCTTGTTTGTGGGGGTGGATACAGACCTGCTGTTCCCGGTAGAGGAGCAGCTTTTTTTGCACGAGCACGTGGCAGGGTCTTCCTTCAGCCTTATCCGCTCCAACTACGGACACGACGGCTTTTTGGTAGAGTTTGACCAGTTAACAGAGGCTATTCAGGATTTTTATAAACAGGAAAAAGTAAAAGAGGAACAATTAAACTATGAAAAGCAAGAGCAGTAA